The Desulfotomaculum sp. genome has a window encoding:
- a CDS encoding type II toxin-antitoxin system death-on-curing family toxin: MVIHFIVADTYFSEYYDEKEPRGVMSSSLLSSALGEPKQTFNGNDLYSDIYQKAATLMRSLVQNHCFHDGNKRTAMMATIIFLEDNGYEVIAPKKKMYRLAMKIVKEKPTPTVNNIARTLKKYSRQRSFKQERKFIPSLLSLVFKKRP, encoded by the coding sequence TTGGTTATTCATTTTATTGTTGCCGATACTTATTTTAGTGAATATTATGATGAAAAGGAACCAAGAGGAGTGATGAGCTCCTCTTTATTGTCTTCTGCTTTAGGAGAGCCAAAACAGACTTTTAACGGTAACGATTTATATAGCGATATTTATCAAAAAGCCGCAACTTTGATGCGTTCACTAGTGCAAAATCATTGCTTTCATGATGGCAACAAAAGAACAGCCATGATGGCTACAATTATTTTTCTTGAAGATAATGGTTATGAAGTCATAGCTCCTAAAAAGAAAATGTATAGATTAGCAATGAAAATAGTAAAGGAAAAACCAACTCCTACGGTAAATAATATCGCAAGAACTCTAAAGAAATATTCAAGACAGCGTTCCTTTAAACAAGAAAGAAAGTTTATTCCTTCTCTCCTAAGTCTTGTTTTTAAAAAGAGGCCTTGA
- a CDS encoding DNA-binding protein produces the protein MEEYLTQKELCKLLKISPTTVWRWRNEGMPFLKHGNSVRFDQNKVQQWLERKNGNKN, from the coding sequence ATGGAGGAATATCTGACACAGAAAGAACTTTGTAAGTTGCTTAAAATCAGTCCTACTACTGTTTGGCGATGGCGAAATGAAGGAATGCCATTTCTAAAACACGGAAACAGCGTAAGGTTTGATCAGAACAAAGTACAACAGTGGCTAGAACGAAAAAACGGTAACAAAAACTAA